In Paramicrobacterium humi, the genomic stretch CCGGCAAGGTCTACCTCGGCGGCGAGGGCGAGGCGATCGGCGCGTTCAGCGACAACCCCGACCTCGCGTGGGACTACCTCGAGCAGACCTACTTCAGCGCCGAAGGCCAGAAGATCGCCCTCGACGACGTCGGCAGCATCCCCAGCCGAACGGATGCCGCCGGAGACGCGAGCGTGACCGATGACCCGCTGCTCTCCGCCTTCGCCAAGTCGCTCGCCGCGAACGGCGCGAACTACCCGGCACCCGCCGTTCCGGCCGAGAGCGTCGCGGACCAGCAGATCGCCGTCGGTCAGGTGTGGAGCGCCGTCATCGGCGGTCAGATGACGCCGAAGGACGCGGCTGCCAAGGTCATCTCCGACCTCAAGCCGCTGCTCAAGAAGTAGCCCGAACGCAAGAAGACCAGGACGAACACATGACCGCACAGCTCAGCGCGCCCGCTGCCGCCCCGCCCCGGGCCGCACGACGGCGCCCGTCGAAGCGACGCAAGCTCGCCTTCGCGCTGCCGGCGGCAGTGTTCCTCCTGGTCTTCTCGTTCTACCCGTTGGCCCAGCTGTTGCGCATGAGCGTCAGCGACGTCACGACGCGAACGCTCAACCAGGCGTGGGAGTTCGTGGGCGGGGACAATTTCGCCGCCTCCGCCGCGCAGGGCTCGCTGTGGCCGGCTCTCGGCAACACATTCGTCTTCGTGCTCGTGGTCACGGGCATCGGGCTCGTCGGCGGCCTCGGCGCCGCGATCCTTCTCAGCACCAACACGAAGCTGTCAGCGTTCGTGCTCGGGCTCATGGTCTTCATCTGGGCGCTCCCACCTGTCGTCAACGGCAGCGTCTGGAAGTTCCTGCTCGGCGACCACGGCCTCATCAACTCCGTCATCATGGGACTCGGTCTCAGCCCGCAGGCGGTTCCGTTCCTGTACGACGACCGATTCGCGCTCCTCTCGGTCGCCATCGTGAACTCCTGGGCCGTCATCCCGTTCAACGCTCTCGTCTTCCGGGCCGCCATCCTCGGGATTCCCGGCGACGTCTTCGAAGCGGCGCGCATCGACGGCGCCAACCGCTGGCAGGAGATCTGGCACATGATCGTGCCCGCCGTTCGGCCGACGACGCTCGTGCTCATCGTGCTCACCGTCGTCTACGCGTTCCGCTCGTTCGACTTCATCTTCGTCATGACCTACGGCGGCCCCGGGATAGCGACGAACACGCTTCCCTTCCTCAGCTACCTGCAGGCGTTCGTGCGCTTCGACTTCGGCATGGGATCGGCGACCGCCGTGATCTCCGTGCTCATGGTGCTGGTACTCGCCGTGATCTACGCCCGCAGCGTGCGGAGCGAGGAGGCAAAGTGATGAGCATCACCGCAGACATCGCGGGAGCGGCATCCGTCACCGTTCCGACGCCACGCCGGAAGAAGCGCCGGTTCGAGCCGGTCGCCGGCCCGCTGCGAGTCGTGCTGCTGCTCGTCTACGGCATCCCGATTCTGTTCATCGTGCTCACCTCGCTCAAGGACTCGAGCGCGGTCATCTCGTCGCAAGCGTCGTTCCTGTTCACTCCGACGCTTCACGCGTACGCGTCAGCGCTTACCGACGGCGGCCTGTTCGTCGCGATGCAGCAGTCGCTCGTCATCGCGGCGGGGACGACGGCGCTGACACTGCTCGTCGCCATTCCGGCGGGCTATGGGCTCGCGCGCGTCGACTCCCGCCTCACGACGATCGGCCTCGGTCTGCTCATCGTGCTGCAGATGGTGCCGCAGACGGCGAATGTCATCCCGCTCTACCAGATCTTCGGCTCGTGGGGTCTGCTCGACGACAACGTCGGTGTCATCATCGCCGACACCGCGATGCTCATTCCGTTCGCTGTGCTGCTGCTTCGCCCATTCTTCCGCGCCGTTCCCGAGGCGCTCGAGGAGGCGGCCTCGATCGACGGGGCGTCGACGATGCGCACGTTCTTCGCCGTCATGCTGCCGATCGCGCGCAACGGCATCGCGACGACGGGGACCCTCGTGTTCCTGCTGTCATGGGGAGAGTTCCTCTATGCCGTGAACTTCTTCCTCTCGCCGGGCAATTACCCACTGAGCGCGCTGCTCGCCCAGCAGGTCTCTGCCTTCGGCATCGACTGGCCGGGACTCATGGCGCTCGCCGTGATCACCTCGGTTCCCATCCTGATCCTGTTCGCGTTTACCTACCGGCTGCTGCGTGAGGGACTCACGCTCGGCGCCGTGAAGTGACCGCCCGCACTACGACCGCCGCCTTGCGGCATCCGACACCTGTCACGGGGAGACAACTATGACCGTCCACGCTATCGACGCCCGTATCGCTACGCCCGTCGCGCCCTCGACCGGCGCCCTGCGTCCGCTCGCCCTCACGGACGTGCGGATCGACGGGGGCTTCTGGGGCGGCATGCAGGAGTTGAACGCTCGCGCGATCATCGACAACTGCGAGGCCTGGATGGAGCGCGTCGGCTGGATCGGCAACTTTGACGCCGCCGTCGAGGGACGGCTGCCGGCTGACCGCACCGGCCGGGAGTTCGCCGACTCGGACGTGTACAAGCTGCTCGAGGCGATGGCGTGGGAGATCGGTCGGGCGGGGTCCGAGAACCTCGATGCGCGGTTCCGCGCAATCGTCGCGCGCATCGCGCCCGTGCAGGAGGCGGACGGCTACCTCAACACGCACTTCGGTCGCCCTGGTCAGGCGCCGCGCTACTCCGATCTCGAGTGGGGCCATGAGCTGTACTGCTACGGGCACCTGCTGCAGGCGGCTGTCGCACGCGGTCGAACGCGCGGCGACGACGAGTTCGTCGAGCTCGCACGACGAGCTGCCGACCATGTCTGCGAGGTGTTCGGGCCCGAGGGAATCCTGCGCGTCGGCGGGCACCCCGAGATCGAGCTGGGCCTCGTGGAGTTCGGCCGCTACACGGGGCAGCGACGCTACATCGATCAGGCTGCCCTGTTCGTGGAACGACGCGGACACGGGACGCTGGCCGATATCGAGTTCGGACGGAGCTATTTCCAAGACGACGTTCCGGTTCGCGATACGACGGTGTTCGCCGGTCACGCGGTGCGCGCCCTCTACTTGGCCGCTGGCGCCGTGGACGTTGCCGTCGAGACGGGGGATACGGGTCTCGCCGACGCTGTCGAGGCCGCATACGCTCGCACCGTCGCTCGGCGCACGTACCTCACGGGCGGAATGGGGTCGCACCACGAGGGGGAGTCGTTCGGCGTCGACTTCGAGCTCCCGAGCGACCGCGCCTACTCCGAGACATGTGCCGGAATCGCGTCGGTCATGCTCAGCCACCGCCTTCTGCTGCAGACCGGTGACTCCCGATACGGAGACCTGATCGAGCGAACACTGTACAACGTCGTCGCGACCTCGCCGGCGGCCGATGGGTGCAGCTTCTACTACACGAACACGCTGCACCAGCGGGTCCCCGGCACTGTTCCGCCGAACGACACGCCCAGCCCACGCGCCTCGTCGAGCCTGCGCGCTCCGTGGTTCGAGGTCTCCTGCTGCCCCACGAACGTCGCCCGCACGCTCGCGTCGCTCGGAGCTTACGTCGCGACGACGAGCGATGACGGCGTGCAACTGCACCAGTATGTGAACGGATCGCTTGATGCGCACATCGACGCGGGGACGGTTCGGCTCCGCCTCGACACT encodes the following:
- a CDS encoding carbohydrate ABC transporter permease, with protein sequence MTAQLSAPAAAPPRAARRRPSKRRKLAFALPAAVFLLVFSFYPLAQLLRMSVSDVTTRTLNQAWEFVGGDNFAASAAQGSLWPALGNTFVFVLVVTGIGLVGGLGAAILLSTNTKLSAFVLGLMVFIWALPPVVNGSVWKFLLGDHGLINSVIMGLGLSPQAVPFLYDDRFALLSVAIVNSWAVIPFNALVFRAAILGIPGDVFEAARIDGANRWQEIWHMIVPAVRPTTLVLIVLTVVYAFRSFDFIFVMTYGGPGIATNTLPFLSYLQAFVRFDFGMGSATAVISVLMVLVLAVIYARSVRSEEAK
- a CDS encoding carbohydrate ABC transporter permease; its protein translation is MSITADIAGAASVTVPTPRRKKRRFEPVAGPLRVVLLLVYGIPILFIVLTSLKDSSAVISSQASFLFTPTLHAYASALTDGGLFVAMQQSLVIAAGTTALTLLVAIPAGYGLARVDSRLTTIGLGLLIVLQMVPQTANVIPLYQIFGSWGLLDDNVGVIIADTAMLIPFAVLLLRPFFRAVPEALEEAASIDGASTMRTFFAVMLPIARNGIATTGTLVFLLSWGEFLYAVNFFLSPGNYPLSALLAQQVSAFGIDWPGLMALAVITSVPILILFAFTYRLLREGLTLGAVK
- a CDS encoding glycoside hydrolase family 127 protein: MTVHAIDARIATPVAPSTGALRPLALTDVRIDGGFWGGMQELNARAIIDNCEAWMERVGWIGNFDAAVEGRLPADRTGREFADSDVYKLLEAMAWEIGRAGSENLDARFRAIVARIAPVQEADGYLNTHFGRPGQAPRYSDLEWGHELYCYGHLLQAAVARGRTRGDDEFVELARRAADHVCEVFGPEGILRVGGHPEIELGLVEFGRYTGQRRYIDQAALFVERRGHGTLADIEFGRSYFQDDVPVRDTTVFAGHAVRALYLAAGAVDVAVETGDTGLADAVEAAYARTVARRTYLTGGMGSHHEGESFGVDFELPSDRAYSETCAGIASVMLSHRLLLQTGDSRYGDLIERTLYNVVATSPAADGCSFYYTNTLHQRVPGTVPPNDTPSPRASSSLRAPWFEVSCCPTNVARTLASLGAYVATTSDDGVQLHQYVNGSLDAHIDAGTVRLRLDTDYPVHGSIRVEILESPDAEWALSLRVPAWAEGATLAVGADAATAVETGTVTVRRAFAAGDVVQLELPMAARWTEPDPRIDALRGQRAVERGPLVMCLESIDAPELDNVDEARVTGTLRDIEGAVSVGLRRLATRDGDWPYSTTAETRLGDEELVPLVPYNTWANRGPSTMRVWLPRAEPRD